One Streptomyces mobaraensis NBRC 13819 = DSM 40847 DNA segment encodes these proteins:
- a CDS encoding NUDIX domain-containing protein, with protein sequence MEGPLGTAALIINSRGEYLLHLRDNIPGICDPGTWSLLGGGREGDEETPEAAIARELKEEVGLVLPGLKRYAVVPAHVADATDDLITVFLGRWDGAAETLPLTEGIMVRWFSASVIPRLVMCPWAQAVIERYEQGKGSCAE encoded by the coding sequence GTGGAGGGACCACTGGGTACGGCGGCTCTGATCATCAACTCGCGTGGGGAGTACTTATTGCACCTGCGGGACAACATCCCCGGCATTTGCGACCCCGGCACGTGGTCGCTGCTCGGAGGGGGTCGGGAGGGCGACGAGGAGACGCCCGAGGCAGCCATCGCCCGAGAGCTGAAGGAAGAAGTGGGCCTGGTTCTGCCCGGACTCAAGCGGTACGCCGTCGTGCCGGCGCACGTGGCGGACGCGACGGATGACCTGATCACCGTCTTCCTGGGCCGCTGGGACGGTGCGGCCGAGACCCTGCCTCTCACCGAGGGCATCATGGTGCGCTGGTTCTCGGCTTCCGTCATTCCGCGGTTGGTCATGTGCCCATGGGCACAGGCCGTCATCGAACGGTACGAGCAGGGGAAGGGTTCCTGTGCGGAATGA
- a CDS encoding terpene synthase family protein produces MPDTLPVPELSYPFPTVVSPFETDESFHDEREWYETYYGFLPEGDRAKYKEHDLAQGAAYMSPTVTDPARLRPMARWFVFLTQIDDYHEFHTVPELVAVRDRVRDILSGEEPHDGEPGHLRFLARMRAEFQEFMPHLWLERLAHSFHEFFTYGVMEEAPYKLGKRSGPPSLAHYLLIHEYSIAMRPYGDLVEPAMGGVLPESVFRHPVIQRLRSLICRLMSVQNDLHSLAKEEARPSECVNIVPVLCHELGCTRDEAVAEAVRILDSFSAEILALGRQLPDFGPYQEGVREYFRQMQLMVTGLERWYRYSRSTRYRIPGAFPDVAPEARRRP; encoded by the coding sequence ATGCCCGACACGTTGCCGGTCCCCGAGCTGTCCTATCCGTTCCCGACCGTCGTCAGCCCCTTCGAAACGGACGAGTCGTTCCACGACGAGCGGGAATGGTACGAGACGTATTACGGCTTCCTTCCCGAAGGGGATCGCGCCAAGTACAAGGAACACGACCTCGCCCAAGGCGCGGCCTATATGTCGCCCACCGTCACCGACCCGGCCCGCCTGCGGCCCATGGCACGGTGGTTCGTCTTCCTCACCCAGATCGACGACTACCACGAGTTCCACACGGTCCCGGAACTCGTCGCCGTGCGCGACCGGGTCCGCGACATCCTGAGCGGAGAGGAACCACACGACGGGGAACCGGGACACCTGCGCTTCCTGGCCCGTATGCGTGCCGAATTCCAGGAGTTCATGCCCCACTTGTGGCTGGAGCGGCTCGCGCACTCCTTCCACGAGTTCTTCACCTACGGGGTCATGGAAGAGGCGCCGTACAAACTCGGGAAGAGGTCCGGTCCGCCATCCCTGGCGCACTATCTCCTCATCCACGAGTACTCCATCGCCATGCGGCCCTACGGGGATCTGGTCGAACCGGCGATGGGCGGCGTGCTGCCGGAGTCCGTCTTCCGCCACCCGGTCATCCAGCGGCTCCGCTCGCTGATCTGCCGGCTGATGTCCGTCCAGAACGACCTGCACTCCCTGGCCAAGGAAGAGGCCCGCCCGTCCGAATGCGTCAACATCGTCCCTGTGCTGTGTCATGAACTGGGGTGCACACGCGACGAGGCGGTCGCTGAGGCGGTACGGATCCTCGACTCCTTCTCCGCGGAGATCCTGGCCCTCGGCCGGCAGCTCCCCGACTTCGGCCCCTATCAGGAGGGGGTCCGGGAGTACTTCCGCCAGATGCAGCTCATGGTCACCGGCCTCGAACGCTGGTACCGGTATTCACGCTCCACCCGGTACCGGATCCCCGGTGCCTTCCCGGACGTCGCTCCGGAAGCCCGCCGGCGCCCTTGA
- a CDS encoding terpene synthase family protein — MLDDETSARLRQPFPTLVNPHAADMQEHTDRVWIDGECAGFVPPDIAERSKKTRAAYVASYFYPMATWERLKPLARMMLFSLHQDDIYERVTPRVVRAVRERTVAVARGKATAHQAGEIHGRPTFRRLKSLAVRLPGWFNGFQSYDKDQRTGMGNLNPIKVVRRERSCSLADAREWVFRLHENDLDEFARLRRNLPDFREGHDAVENHIRHFEFVVSGRRGVDAKISRYDLGTYTDHHRLALAARVSGPGTKG; from the coding sequence GTGCTCGACGACGAGACGTCGGCGAGGCTGCGCCAGCCGTTTCCCACGCTGGTGAATCCGCACGCGGCGGACATGCAGGAGCACACCGACCGCGTCTGGATCGACGGCGAATGCGCGGGATTCGTACCACCCGATATCGCGGAGCGGTCCAAGAAGACCCGCGCCGCCTACGTGGCCTCGTATTTCTATCCCATGGCCACCTGGGAACGACTCAAACCACTGGCGAGAATGATGCTCTTCTCGCTGCACCAGGACGACATCTACGAGCGCGTCACTCCGCGGGTCGTCCGGGCCGTCCGTGAGCGCACGGTGGCGGTGGCTCGCGGGAAGGCCACCGCGCACCAGGCGGGGGAGATCCACGGTCGTCCCACGTTCAGGAGGCTCAAATCCCTGGCCGTCAGGCTCCCGGGGTGGTTCAACGGATTCCAGTCCTATGACAAGGACCAGCGCACCGGCATGGGAAACCTCAACCCCATCAAGGTGGTCCGCCGTGAACGCTCCTGCTCCCTGGCGGACGCCCGCGAATGGGTGTTCCGCCTGCACGAGAACGACCTTGACGAGTTCGCGCGACTCCGGCGGAACCTGCCGGACTTCCGTGAAGGGCACGACGCCGTCGAGAACCACATCCGCCACTTCGAATTCGTGGTCTCCGGCCGGCGCGGTGTGGACGCGAAGATCTCCCGCTACGACCTGGGAACCTACACGGACCACCACCGACTCGCCTTGGCGGCCCGTGTCTCCGGGCCCGGGACGAAAGGATGA
- a CDS encoding ABC1 kinase family protein has protein sequence MSGGRARYVARVLGRLLAEQARARRKPGDGAEERARAVREALQDLGPFYIKVGQLLSTRPDFVPPAMLEELATLHDRVSPAPFSDFEPVLAADLGPKWRRLLRDFDTALPLGAASLAQVYRARLADGTPVAVKLQRPGAQRVMADDMRLLRRAAALVARATPKFTAVVDVPAMLEVLFDAMEAETDFRVEAANMRRARQLTQPYEHLTVPRVLMPPTRRVLVQSLAPGTSIRDADPRDFTLAQRTGIGRDLMAFMYHGFFLDRYFHADPHPGNLFVHPGEPAHLIDWGMVGRMDSSTSRSLVLALLTIADDLRTIIFGLARETLSERQAARTALDIIIAAPGALQQTRGILRTLADQDLTLHAKVAGEPNRHGKLNDTGPRASWASSPRPRRIPRLRRRRAVNPDRAPTPAHPGVGGRTAETAARRADRPFCPGTPAPHATSWARTAASTR, from the coding sequence GTGTCCGGTGGGCGCGCGCGGTACGTCGCCCGGGTGCTGGGGCGGTTGCTGGCCGAACAGGCGCGGGCCCGCCGTAAACCGGGGGACGGGGCGGAGGAGCGGGCGCGGGCCGTGCGCGAGGCGCTTCAGGACCTCGGGCCCTTCTACATCAAGGTCGGCCAGTTGTTGTCGACCCGGCCGGACTTCGTACCGCCGGCCATGCTGGAGGAGTTGGCGACGCTGCACGACCGGGTCTCTCCCGCGCCGTTCTCGGATTTCGAGCCGGTGCTGGCAGCGGACCTGGGGCCCAAGTGGCGGCGCTTGCTCCGGGATTTCGACACGGCCTTGCCGCTGGGGGCGGCGTCCCTGGCCCAGGTCTACCGCGCGCGGCTGGCCGACGGCACCCCCGTGGCCGTCAAACTGCAACGGCCCGGCGCGCAGCGGGTGATGGCCGACGACATGCGGCTGCTGCGCCGGGCGGCCGCTCTCGTGGCGCGTGCGACGCCGAAGTTCACCGCGGTGGTGGACGTACCCGCCATGCTGGAGGTGCTCTTCGACGCCATGGAGGCCGAGACGGACTTCCGCGTCGAAGCCGCGAACATGCGCCGGGCCCGGCAACTGACCCAGCCCTACGAGCACCTGACCGTACCGCGGGTGCTGATGCCGCCGACCCGGCGGGTGCTGGTGCAGTCCCTGGCCCCCGGGACGTCGATCCGCGACGCCGACCCGCGCGACTTCACCCTCGCCCAGCGCACCGGCATCGGCCGCGACCTGATGGCGTTCATGTACCACGGCTTCTTCCTCGACCGCTACTTCCACGCCGACCCCCACCCCGGCAACCTCTTCGTCCACCCCGGCGAGCCCGCCCACCTGATCGACTGGGGCATGGTCGGCCGCATGGACAGCTCCACCAGCCGCAGCCTGGTGCTGGCCCTGCTCACCATCGCCGACGACCTGCGCACCATCATCTTCGGCCTCGCCCGCGAGACCCTCTCCGAGCGACAGGCCGCCCGCACCGCCCTGGACATCATCATCGCCGCACCGGGAGCACTCCAGCAGACCCGCGGCATCCTGCGCACCCTCGCCGACCAGGACCTCACCCTCCACGCCAAGGTCGCCGGCGAACCCAACCGCCACGGCAAACTCAACGACACCGGACCCCGCGCCTCCTGGGCAAGTAGCCCTCGCCCTCGCCGTATACCTCGCCTGCGGCGCCGGAGGGCGGTGAACCCGGACCGGGCGCCCACCCCCGCTCATCCGGGCGTCGGCGGGCGGACGGCCGAGACGGCCGCCCGGAGGGCCGACAGGCCGTTCTGCCCCGGCACCCCCGCCCCCCACGCGACCTCCTGGGCCAGGACGGCGGCAAGCACCCGATAG
- a CDS encoding beta-ketoacyl-ACP synthase III has protein sequence MPGSRIAALGHYQPSRVLTNDDLAGMVDTSDEWIRRRTGIATRRIAAETESVADMAAAAAAKALAAAGLEPSDIDLVTVATCSAADRCPSTAAQVAGRLGIPSAVAYDLNNGCAGFCTALAGADHSVRAGAARHALIIGAEKMSDVTDWTDRSTCVLLGDGAGAAVVSAAEHEGIGPVVWGSDPTRADAVRLMGDWHPRFAQEGQTVFRWVTTELPALVREVCRRAGLTPSDLAGVVTHQANLRIIESVVRQLDLPEHVVVAQDVVDSGNTSAASVPLALAKLTERGELPTGGPVLLMAFGGGMSWAGQVVTCP, from the coding sequence GTGCCGGGATCCCGTATCGCCGCCCTGGGCCACTACCAGCCGTCGCGCGTCCTGACCAACGACGACCTGGCGGGCATGGTCGACACCAGCGACGAGTGGATCCGCCGCCGGACCGGCATCGCCACCCGGCGGATCGCCGCCGAGACGGAGTCGGTCGCCGACATGGCGGCCGCCGCGGCGGCCAAGGCCCTCGCCGCGGCGGGCCTGGAGCCCTCCGACATCGACCTGGTCACGGTGGCGACCTGCTCGGCCGCCGACCGCTGTCCCTCGACCGCCGCCCAGGTCGCCGGACGCCTCGGCATCCCCTCGGCCGTCGCGTACGACCTCAACAACGGCTGCGCCGGCTTCTGTACCGCCCTCGCCGGCGCCGACCACTCCGTCCGCGCCGGCGCCGCACGCCACGCCCTGATCATCGGCGCGGAGAAGATGTCCGACGTCACGGACTGGACCGACCGCAGCACCTGCGTCCTGCTCGGCGACGGCGCGGGGGCGGCCGTCGTCAGCGCCGCCGAACACGAGGGGATAGGCCCGGTCGTCTGGGGCTCGGACCCGACGCGCGCCGACGCCGTCCGGCTCATGGGCGACTGGCACCCGCGCTTCGCCCAGGAGGGCCAGACCGTCTTCCGCTGGGTCACCACCGAACTCCCGGCTCTCGTCCGCGAGGTGTGCCGCCGCGCCGGCCTCACCCCGTCCGACCTCGCGGGCGTGGTGACCCACCAGGCCAACCTGCGCATCATCGAGTCCGTCGTCCGCCAACTCGACCTGCCGGAGCACGTGGTGGTCGCCCAGGACGTCGTGGACTCCGGCAACACCTCCGCCGCGTCCGTCCCCCTCGCCCTGGCCAAACTGACCGAACGCGGCGAACTCCCCACCGGTGGCCCGGTCCTGCTGATGGCCTTCGGCGGCGGGATGTCCTGGGCGGGCCAGGTCGTCACCTGCCCCTGA